Part of the Candidatus Dormiibacterota bacterium genome, TGGCGGGGCCTGTGAAGGAGGAGCGGAGCCAGGATGGCGGGAGCGACGACGAACGGAGCCGGGTTTTTCGCACGATGCGAAAAACCCGTGCGTCCCCGCCACAACGGCAGAGACTCCCCAAGACCGAGAGCTACCCCCTACCCGCCGATTTCGCTAAAGGCGCGCATTTGCGACGAGGCTTCGCCGAGCTTGAGATGATGGCGCTCCGGTTTGATGAACATTGCGGAGCGCAGCGTTGCGGCGAGGTCTTCGATCGTGGCGCCGGCGCGCACGGGGGTGCGCAAATCGATGTGTTGGTCGCCGAACAGACAGAGCCGCAAGCGGCCGTCGGCGGTGAGGCGGACGCGATTGCAGCGTTCGCAGTAATCGTGCGAGAGCGGGCTGATGACGCCGACGGCGCCGGGCGCACCATCGAATGCGAAGTAGCGCGCGGGCCCGTTGCCGGGTGGCCCAGGTACCGGTGCGATGCTGCCGATCGTCGCGACGCGTTCGAGAATCTCGTCCGATGAAACGTACGTCTCTTGCTGCAAGCTTAGGTTTTCATGAACCGGCATGACCTCGATGAAGCGCACGTAGATCGCGCGTTCTTTGGTCATTGCGGCAAAGTCGGCGAGTTCGTCGTCGTTCTGGCCGCGCATGACGACGCAATTGAGTTTGATCGGGGCTAGGCCCGCGGCGATTGCGGCGTCGATTCCGCGCAAGACGCGGTCGAGCCCCGGACGGCGCGAGATGGCTTCGAAACGATCCGGGCGCAGCGTGTCGAGCGAGATGTTCACGCGCGTGAGGCCGGCGTCTACCAACGCGGGGATCTGTTCCTCCAGCAACAACGCATTGGTGGAGAGGGCGATATCGTCGATGCCCGGTACCGCGGCGATCGAGCGCACGAGGCGATCGAGATCGCGGCGTACCAACGGCTCGCCGCCGGTGAGGCGGATCGTGCGAACGCCGACCGACGCGGCGGCCCGAACGATCTCGACGATCTCTTCGTAGCGCAGGACGTCCTCGCGGCGTAGCCACTGCAAGCCCTCTTCGGGCATGCAGTAGACGCAACGCAGGTTGCATTTGTCCGTAACCGAGACGCGCAGATAGGTGATCGGCCGGTTAAAAGCATCGGCGAGCGGGGCTTGGGTGAGATCGACGAAGGTTGTGGCCATCGGGCTCCAGCGGTGCTCAGCCTTGAAAGATCGCGTCCGAAAGGTTCGGATTGAAGACGTAGTTATCGAGCGTCGAGGTGATATTCCCCTTGTAGGCGGGCTCCTCGA contains:
- the moaA gene encoding GTP 3',8-cyclase MoaA codes for the protein MATTFVDLTQAPLADAFNRPITYLRVSVTDKCNLRCVYCMPEEGLQWLRREDVLRYEEIVEIVRAAASVGVRTIRLTGGEPLVRRDLDRLVRSIAAVPGIDDIALSTNALLLEEQIPALVDAGLTRVNISLDTLRPDRFEAISRRPGLDRVLRGIDAAIAAGLAPIKLNCVVMRGQNDDELADFAAMTKERAIYVRFIEVMPVHENLSLQQETYVSSDEILERVATIGSIAPVPGPPGNGPARYFAFDGAPGAVGVISPLSHDYCERCNRVRLTADGRLRLCLFGDQHIDLRTPVRAGATIEDLAATLRSAMFIKPERHHLKLGEASSQMRAFSEIGG